The following DNA comes from Solea solea chromosome 6, fSolSol10.1, whole genome shotgun sequence.
acagacagacagacagacactgttcAGTCATCCTGGTGACTCACTCCAGCAGAGGAtaagtagagagagagagagagagagagagagagagagagagagagagagagagagatgtctcTGGTCTGGGAGGGAGGTGTGTAAGTACAGGGTAGCTGAAAGACgccaggagaggagggagaggtggaGGGTGTGGgaatggggggtgggggggttagTGCTGCTGTATTCAACTGATGGTGACTCATGCTCACTCGCCGGCCAAACACATCTGCACagatgtacatacacacatcacACTGCGGGTCAAAGGACCCCATTGTAGAGGCCTACAGTACTGCGttagtgccacacacacacacacacacacacacaccctgcggTTTCCCAATCTCATCATGTTAATCTCACAGTCATTTGGCTCTTTATTTGCTGTTATTTTTAACTATAGCTCCCACTGCTGAATCATTGTGTTTATGAGTCACACCCATGCATCCTCCTGCTCCAAAAATGCACGAGAACTAACCCAATCCTTCGACTTTGTTCCCTCTTTTTCACACTGCCGCTCCGCTCGCTTACTTTCCTGATCTCAGACAAAAGGaaccttgtgttttctctgcatgtgtgtgtgtgtatgtgtctctgcACGTGTCCTTGCAtgcatatgtttgtgtgtgagagtgggaCCAACCTCGAGCTCTGCTGGGAGACAGAGCTTTCACTCCCTCTCTGCCAGTTCCGCCTATGcactgtgctcacacacacacacacacacacacacttgcttttatatcttagtgaggacacatcatagacataatgtaaACCCAACCATTACCCTGTGCCAAACCCTGACCcgtaacctaaacctaattttaaccctaaccataaaaTAAGGTCTTAActccctttaaagttgtgggacCCAGAcacaatgtccccacaaagatataaatacatgtacacacccacacacacacaaacttgtgtaTTGACACAACATTGACATAATAcaaaccttaccctaacccttaacctaaccctaaaataaaccatattctaaccctaaaaccaggttttgaCTCTGAAAAAACCCTTTAATGTTGTGGGaacccagacaaaatgtcctcacaaagacagttttgtatgttttttttagtcctcacacacacacacacactgaagtatGAATTTCTTAATCCCCAGTAGGACTATACAAAACTAAAAGAAATGCTGCAAAGTTGTGCACAGCATCCCTCCCCTCGCACTCATCCCCTCCCTCTCTTAGTGCACGACATCCTAGCCAAGTGAGAGTGTTAAAACACAGCACTACTGTGCTAAAGGCtaaaacgagagagagagagagacagaaaggaaggagatggactgtgggaggaaaagaggaagagaaacagaCATGACACAGCAGCATGCACTGACATACTTAAAAAGCAGAAAAGTATGTCTCCTTCTCGCCCTGCACATGCAtgtacatccacacacacacacacacacacaaacacacccacacacactggccGTGCAGCCTGCCAAACATCTGGAGCAAAGTTAGAAAACGCTGAATGAGAGAAGCTTTAATAACACTGGATTGGTTGTGAGACCACATCCACGAGCCAATCAAAACAGACCGTGTTGGGTTATCTGTCTCCGAACGGTTATCGAGCGAACACTTTTATTGTCAGCCATGTTTCATAGCCCGAGCTGCAGGAccacacaactgtgtgtgtgtgtgtgtgtgtgtgtccgtgtgcgtGCATCTGAGAGGAACAGGCTTTCTGCTTTGATTTCCTGTGGTTTTCTGTTGTGCTCCGTGCAGCTCTGTCAAGTCTCACCACACCTCTCCTCTCCATGTGCTTAAAGGTCAAGAAAAATATTTAGGGCCTCAATTGGATGGCATTAAATACTACCATAATATATAAAACCAGGCTTCCATTTTATTCTACTTCTCGGGGCATGTGTTTGGTTTGGCAGCAGAGGTGTGCTTTTCTGCCTCCGCCTCTCCAGCAGAATAGTTACTTGATAGCACTTGGAGGTAAAATACACCAGCTAGTGTCCCGAGCCAAGAATAACAAATGTGCGTGAGCTCAGAGGCTGGTTGTTTTTTGGCGCTTTGTACTCGATGTTGTTCAAAACTGCATTCTTACTAAATCTGGTACGAATGTGCAGGGGTtttaagagacaaaaatgtctctcctcctgtctcgcGCTCCTCATTCGTCCTGTCTCTTTCGAGTTGTGTAAGAGTCTAGACGAGTCGGATCAGGGGTCAGCACTGTAAAGACGCGCCGCTTCCCATGAGCTACTGCTTTTGGGATGGGCTTTGTAATTGAACTCAATTTCCCTGAGCCTCCCTCTCTACATGCTGCATCAGCAcaagtatgcacacacacacacacacacatgctgagagAAGCCTCACGCATGTCTCACAGTGATGCACTGCTGAGTAGGACTGGGCCATatgggaaaatgttttttttcatcattcaatatcaatatctATAATAATCTGGCTGGACAATATGGTATGTAAATAATATCTCAATATGTTTAGTCTATATCCCAATGTACAAGATATACTGGGATATAAAACCACACACATGTTGTTTCTCTGGGCTGATGAAATGTTTTCTATTGAGATGTTTGCAATTCTCAAAGGAGTGAGACAAGACACTGTGAATACACTCCAATCCAATAATCaagttagaaacaatgaaattaaattaaacttaaatgtGCTCAATTGTAGTATTCAGGAAGATTAACACTTGGCAGCAACACTGCAGatctttacaaaataataatatgcttTGTAATGTTGTCCCTCCACAGCTCAACCAGCAGCCAGATCGACGCCAACCCAGCACACCCAGCCGTGTCGGACACAGCCCGGTGGCCACCTACGGAACGGAACTAAGCAGCACTTGCACTCACACTGTCCCACACACACGACGCACACACTCCAGTCCAACGGCGTCAGGAATGGGGGAACTCAGCATCCTAAGCTGGGCTCCCTCCCAAGAGGTGGCTCATCCACGTCCTCGTCGTCTTCAGGACCCAGACACACCAAGAAGTTGCAGTCCAACCCTTCCATCACCTCCCAGAGCAGCAAGAGAAGCAAGAGCAGCTCCAAGAGCAACAGCTCCCAGATgccaacagagacacaggatGGTGAGAtacagacactgacagagggCCAGGGGCAGGTGGAGAGCGATGATTATACATCAAGGTTCAACAAAGTTGTATCCACTTGTCGACGCAGAGTAGGAGAGGAGAATTCTACTTTCCCCAGGCACTATTAATCCACACCAAATGAGCTTTAAGTTTAGTTCATCTGTTAAGTACTTTcatccagtgtgtgaagtgggaaGAAATGAAGTGCCAGCACTCTCCTTATCCATATGAGGATTGGGACcgtggcctcaactcaacatgAAGTTGAATTTTGGCATCCACTTTGGCGATTTGCACACAAACCTCCGAGCGTGTTTATCTGGCAACATTTGTACTAGACACTTCAAAGGCAAAAATGTATCTGAAGGTTTCGCGGATACAAAAAGgcgtcaccatggcaaccatcgGAATTCGTTGTCCTAAAACTTTCATGACATTGACCGATTGTCCCTAAACTTCTTacaagagaccgaccctgaacacgttattattattattattattattccgtgGCTTTGCAGATGGTTTGTTATTGTACTAGTGCACCCACAAAAGTATTATTCTGGGCCATAATAATGAAGTGCCAGCTTTTATCCACTCTAAATACGTATGTTTAAATTTTTCTCATCTTTACCAGTCGCTGCtgaaattcagatttttttttccgtgACCTTTTGTCATGGTTTCATTGGTTGTGTCAACTTTTGTGTTGATAAAAGTAAACAGGCTTAAGACAGactcttttcattcattcaaaaatacacCGTCATGGCTCGATCGTCAGCAAGTCAAGGGAAGGAGAGGACAGTGGGCACATATTATcaacaaacattttcttttacatttactgtCTATTAAAAAGTGAATAACGTGAGTCTACCAGGACAATAGCAGTTCACAGTCTCTGGCATTACACTCTACAGATATTTTGCCTATCACAGACTCCACAGCAAagcattttctgacaaataTCTGATCTTGTCTCTCTTTCCCCCGCAGACTGCTGCGTCCACTGCATTCTAGCCTGTCTCTTCTGCGAGTTTCTAACTCTGTGCAACATCGTGCTGGACTGCGCCACCTGTGGCTCCTGTGCGGGCGACGACTCGTgtttctgctgttgctgtgcGTCAGAGGAGTGTGGCGACTGTGACCTGCCCTGTGACATGGACTGTGGCATCATCGACGCCTGCTGTGAGTCCGCAGACTGCCTGGAGATCTGTATGGAGTGCTGTAGCCTTTGCTTCTCCTCCTGAGGGCCCGGCCCGCCACCATGGGGGGCAAAGTAGATGCTTGATTCTCACTTCCCACAAGCCCAGGAACAACGACGGCCAGCGTGTTATTAGAGCTGAATAGCAATCGCCATTGTTGCCTGGGATCTGTGGTTCACATTATATTGGCTGGTCTGCTTGGCTCCACAATATGTTCCTTATGTCTTACAGGGTTTGCCAAGTAAAAGATGTGACCTAATGCTGACAGCAGTCACTATTGAACTCTTCCTCCATTGATCCAGCAATGGGACGCTCACTTCCCCTTGCGTTTTCTTTGCTGTTGGTCCATTTCTACACAGCTGGGTGTATGTGCAGAGTGAGTTCCAGCTGTGGTCCATGAGAGTTTGCCAGGCTGTGCAGCCTCTGGACCCTCACTGAACAAGCTATTATTACAAAGGAGCCCCTTGTGCCATCTGAATGACTGGAGTTCTCAAAGCATGAAAAGTGACCTCTGAAGGCAAATGAGAAAATGGCTCCATTTAACTGGATTTTAATGTTTCTATAGATAAGAGCAGCAGCATAATGGGAAAATGGAACGCTTAGATCTCAGCAGAAATGTAGTCTGTCCTGTCCTTGGCAAGGTTAAAGTCTTCCAGTTTGATTGCATGCAGTGGATTTGGCAGACGTCGAGTTCACCGCTGTCTTGTAGAAAAAATAGAGAAAACATTAACGGTGGCTTGTGGCAATATTACAGACAGATTTGTTGTTTCTTAATATGCATCTCACTTAAAGGATTTATGCTGTGTTTCCGTCATGGTACGGTTCGGGGTTTGGtcatggtaaagccctgggtcagacTTGTGTTTtgacttggtaggcggggtgtgggctgtgcctgatggccgcGTCAGCGAGATGTGACGACAACGGAGGACATTGcgtgagaatagactgcaggcgttgaagaaacaccggtcacaGCGATGGTGTGACGTTCTTCTGTCGCCCAAACGCTCAGCGGATCcaaccgtaccattttactctggtacggcaagggaagggtaccaaagaatggaatgaaatggaaacacaaataaataagagCCATACTTTGCCAAACTGAATTGTTCCACTCGGCGGAAACATGGCTTTAGAGAAGATTCATGAGTGTGTCATTCATCAGCCTGAAGATAAGTCCCATGAAATAAGTGCTGTAAGTGATGGACGTCACGGAGCGAATGCTTGATTGCATCTGCAGTGGACATTATTCTCTGCTTTAACATGTGAAGGGAGAGGGCTCTTAATCAAAAGTCTCTCCTCATTTAATATTCcacattttgtttacttttcatttgtttttaagggGCTTTGACTGTATTCAGTGAATTCTTCCTTGTCCGATTGGTCAGAACTGGTAAAGGACTGACAGAGGATTGGGAAACATCATGTCCTTTTTAAtgcatttcttttccttttgacATTCTAGCTATGTGAACAAATGGCCTTGGCTTACTGTAGCTCAAGGCCTGAATTTCCAAGTAGACTCCTCGCCTGTACCAAATCTCTATTAATCCTTGTTTTGTAGATTTTAGTTAAGATATTTGCATTTCTCCTCTAATGTGAAAATCACATTTCTGTGTTATCGGGTTTTCCCGGGCTCTCTGTAAAGCAGACATTGCTCAACATCTAATTTAATTCCTCGAGCGAGAATCTCACAGCATTATGGTAGGTTAGGTATGCTCGTTGTATGAATGGTACACTTTTTGATAACAGGCCTGCACTCTCATGTGCTCAGACACATTCCCTCTCCAAACCAATACCTCTTGAGATGTCACCTAGATctgttgtgctttttttaaaaaaaaaatgacttgatacaaatctctctcctctctgattaaatactgtgtgtgcaatcattttctttctttgaaaaaCCAAAGACTTTTTTCTCTTACTGGACCTTAGTTTCTAGACCTATAAATACTTGTACATAGAGGGTTTTTTTCACTGTGCTAATAAGGCTGTGGTTGATTAAACCCTATTTTAAGGACTGAAATCTAACACTGTTGATGATAATACACTATGGCTGTAATTAACCTGATAACACAGAAGCAGAATATGCAAGTTTTGGGAATTCAGCTAATGCATTGAGAAGATAATATGACTCCTGGGGTCTGTTCATATCAGATTGgatatatttcacattttgcGATATGTTTACACTCAAATGGGACAAAAATCCTGGAAAGCCCTGGAAAACAATGCAATACTTAACAGTACAAAGAGACGTATGAAGGGAGAACTGGATTTTATActgttttgtgtaaataaaataaaataaattacaacaaTGTCACTTTGATTTACATGATCTTCATCTATAGTTCATTTAGGGACAGGCCTACTGTCACCAGACCAACCAGGAGTACTTTGTGATATCTGAGAAGGGTTGACCAATATTGttaggaaacacatttttaaaaatagctTTGTACGCCTCTTGCAGTGGCCAGAGTTCAACTCTGTCTCCTCCATTTCTCACAACCCCCTTGCATACATACTCTGTGCCATCAGACTGATGAATATTAgagatgcacgatattggatgTTTTGCCAATATGCAGTGTGCCGATATATCAGGAGTGTTTGGGCCGATACCCGATAATATATTTTCTttccaactgcagaggtcattctgtattgaaatgaacatgtttttcgTAGTCATGTTGCAGAAATATGTAAAGGGGTTAGATAAAAATAGGTTAGGTCAAGAGGAGAGGGCAcaagcatagaagtcaaggaccTAGCATCTAATATTCTtctatttaaagaaatatctttaaatataaatctactcaacacaaatataaatgaaaaacttgtttttgctTCCATTTTCCATAAGTTGAAGTTGATGTTCTGAGTTGTATGAGATGTATGATTTCATATGTGCAAACAAAGGTACTGTAGCCAACTACACCGTCACTGTCAGGTGAGACCTATTCGCATTAAAGAGCATGATTATTGCACCGATGAGGTTACAATAACATGTGTCCAGCAACTTCACAGTgccacggaggaggaggaggaggatctatGTGGTTATAGCAGACACTGACAGCATCTCTATGCGAGGTTTAGTTCAGTCTAAGGTGTTTCGTTAAGAGAACTTAGAAAAATGGTAAATTAATGACATCTTGATATGTCTCACGTACCAGTTAAATGGATTATTTAAGTAGCGATCTGGTGCTCATTAATACAGAGGCTGTAACACGTTTGTGAACCAAATTTGAGAGAAATAAGAATTTGTAGCATATAAGAAAAATCCTGGAAAATGGGAGCAAAACAGAAGTGTTACTCACTTAAATATTTTTGTGAGACCTGTTGGCTTGTTTTACCTTGAAAACAATAGGTCCTGTGTTTTTTAACCCAACCCAACTGACATGTTGTTTCCAATCATTTATGACTGTACATAACCACAGCCTCCCTCGTGCTCAAGTTTCAGCGCTGCTGCAGCTTCTTGCTGGACTCAAACTCAATTTCATTCAATTTTGAGACCTTCAAAATCCAGTTTAAATGAATGGGaataataatgctttttttattcttggttTCAATGAAATTATTATGCTCAAATCCCTGCTGTAGCTTGAAAATTACACTAGAGCTAGGTTGTGATGTGCAACATGATTTGAAACGGCATTTTAATAAGGTCTGGTTAGAAAAACTGAACAcatgatttgaatttgatttgatgGTGTtcaaaccatgtttttttttatgacgtaTCCATTATTTGAACACTGCGAAGAGCTTTGTAGCTCAGAGAGAACAAAGGCAGTCTGGAGGCAGAGAAAGCACTGACTGGTTGGTCTGGAGATGGAAGACACATTAATGACATGAAAAGTCCCGACATGAACTCTGCTCTTGCACTTACACCATTCTCTGGATTATAGAGAAGATTTGGATTTGATTTGTTACGTTTGTGCCAGACAGGCAATCATCTCATTTCCAGATATCTCCCCCTCGTATTCCTTCAAGCCGTCTCAGTAATAATGGAAGTCAATGACTTCCATTTACAATGTTACaaagttatcttttttttttaaagaattaccTTGAAAACAGAAATTTCTACCCAGACgtttattggttttattttagtttatttttatcttatcCTGAGATGAATCATGGGTAGTGATTGAAGTGCTGGTTAACTCTGCCAGTATTCTGAAAGTTATTGTAACCCAACTGAATTCTTACTAGACTGTAGTCCACTataatgtcattttgtttacaCTACCCCCCCCCCATGTAATGTTCATTTGAATTGCCATACTGGAAGTCACATTAAAATCTCTTTGTTTAATACTGAATAAACAATGTGAACTCCAGGCTTCATGTATcagtctttctttgtttttcacaagGCACCAGGATTATTACATTATGGCCCGAGTACATTATGTTTACTTAAATGCTCATGTTCTTCTGTAGTCCATTCTTTActaaaacaaactcaaattgaaaaaaaaaacacaagcagtaGAAACATAgggaacacaaacagaaaatacatgCAGACACTTAATATAACAATCTGAACAAAGTAACCAGAATAAACAAAATTAACCAATGTAGACCTGAGGGAGCACGGAGACTAAAGACTCTGGGGAGGCAGGGATtatcagacacaggtgaatcacattagGGCGGGACAGATGatcaacaggaagtcaaacttaAACTAAGAACCCAACAATCAGTGATAAATaagtacaaatacatttttaaagaacaTTTGTAAGATGACAGTATGTGTCATTGGAGAATGaaggtaaaaatgtaaaaaactaCAAtgtcaatatactgtacatgagaaatatgtgaaataaatgaaatattacTGATTACTGTGTATGTATAACGTTTTTtgaaagtgttcaaatgtgctccAAAGGCATGACCATGTAAGTATTACACCAGCAGTATATTAAGtcaatttttccaaaatgttaAGTCTATCtagtgttggtttttttttctcccatggATGACCGTTATTAGTTTATCTCTCTCTGAGCTGAGACGAGGAGAGAAATAAATGAGCGGAGGAAAGGGAGAAAACTGCAACAACTGGGTTCAACCAGAacctttaatgtgttttttttaaagggttgcCAAAGTCTTTCACTAGGAATGCATGTTCAGGCCAACACGTCAATGTGTGGAGAGAAATACAGGGGACATATTCagattctcttcttcttcttcttctcctccttcaacCCTTCCGCCCacttgattttctttctgtATTTCATCTTTTTAGCAGGATTGTAACATGAAAACAATTCCAGTCCGCAGTAGTGCTGGGTCTCATCTCCACTGGGACTGAAATGGCTGTCAGCCTCTGTTTCTTGTATATAATATGTAGAGTTTGTCGATATGAGGATCAGATTTTGGTCGCTAGGCAAATGCCTGTTAAAGGGTCagctactgtatgtatgtgtgtgtgagagagagagagagagagacagagagagagagagagagagagagtgtgagggatGACTCAGGTTAGACAGAGAAGCAATTCAAGCCCCTCAGTGGGAGTAGTAACACAGAGGACATCTCTGGACATCTGCAACTGTTTTGCAGGAAGCCACGCTACAGTCGACCCTCATTTCCTTttccatgtacacacacacacacacacacacacacgcacgggaGAGATGCACAACCTCAACAAACCAAACACGAAACACCCCGCCCCCCAGAACATGCACAAAGCAGGCGCAGGGGACAAGTGGCTattgaatattaaccatgaaATTACAAAGGCTGTATTCTAATGGAGGTGATGAGGTCATAAGCTGGGACGGAAACCATAAATTAATACCCCTGACATGACAAACCACTCGCCCTTGGCTCCCACCAAACACAGCTCCACGCTTCTTCCACTGATGTCTCAATGACACTGAGAAAAAGAAATacttgattttattattaatgctGGGTCAAAGGAataccacaacacacacagaacttaTACAATATGCCTGATACTTCTCTGATGTGACAATTCCGCAGGGCAGCCGTGTAACCTTGGTGTGTGACTACATCTAGAGGGGTTATTGTAGAAGTGGTCTTAAGGGGACCTTTAATACAATTTCAATAATTCCGCATCCTTTGTAATTCATTCAAATCTGTGCCTTTCATCGGCGCTCTGGCAACATATTTTCTGACGATTCTGACACTGAGAAAAGATTAGTGCTTTCCAGTGTAAACCTAGTGATcctcactcattctctcattctTTCAGGGGTTCAAAGATGCAGAGGGTTCTCAAACAACGGCCTTCACATTTAGTCGCTTGCACTCGACTCATGAGAAGGCATTTCATTTGTCTCAAAGTTGGAGTCATGCACCGTTATATTTAGACTCACTGCTCATATCATCCTCAGGTCATTGTCTATTGTAACGTTGTGTCGCGTTACTGGTTCTGCAGTTCTTTGGAGGTCAACTTAAATTACAAGGGTGAATCTTTTATCTCAGGTATACCATGAGTGCTTTGAAAGCTGGTTACATTCTCATGAAAATTCATtatagccatgtttccatcgaTTGGAACAAtccggtttggtacagtacggtaaaGTACAGTACGGTCTATTAGGAAGAGCACCAAAATAACCAGAACCTACTGGTCATGGGTCACGGGGGCTCTGGAGGCGGGTGCACCCTGCACAGGGGGTCAGTGGGAGCaacatccattcactctcacattcacacctacgatCAGTTAACCTAATCTCGAACCATGTGTGAccatgcgatggactggcaaactgttcagggtgtaccccgcctatcgcccagGGCACAGCAACCTCCCgtgaccctccagtggaggataaaacggtagataatggatggatggctgcATCTTTCCGGACTGAACCCAGGCACACTCAGAACCCCGAACATGCTCCACACAGGAAGGCCCCTCGTTCGAACTGGAATCCAAAACGGATGACCTCCTCGTtttgaggcaacagtgctagccactgcaTAACCGTGTGGCCAGTAAACCTGCATTATGGACGTGTATTATGTACAGAGTAAACAACACGAGGGACTCGCACGTATGATTTTGCACCAGCGTACATATTAAATTGCACAGATACATCATAAATCACCAGCTTGTCTTGGAACACTTAAGTGAAGTACCAGATATAACATGTACTCACACTCAAATTCATTTACTCACATATAGAGAAACAAATCCCAGCTCCTACTAGGATTACAAGAATGAATATGACACCTCAGCTCcttcactttttcacttccCCCCCCATCAACTTTTGGCTCACGTGTACACACTACATTCAGCCTTGAATTCTTACTGGGTATTGAATATCGACTAAAAGtagcattttttcccccaatatAAGTCAAACAACAATGCTGtaaatcagtttttttatgCTGTTTCTCTTAATTCCCATAAATGATCACTTTACACAGAGCACGCTGCAACGTCCTCTCATTTCAGACTCAAAAGATTTTCTTTGCGAACATTTTTAGAAACATAGACAGAGTGAAAGTGCCAGTAAATAACTCTGGATAAGAgctaagaagaaaaaaaaaaagataataccACATCTGGCTGTAAATCAGAGGGAGGAGAGCTCTGTTGAGGCAGCTGTGTGAGTCAGTGGAACTAGTGCCCATAAGGCCCTACAAAGAAAGATCTTTTCTTCCTAcgtgagagagagacgagatGAAATGAGTGGggacagaggcagaaaaaaaagaactggaGAGAAATGCATCATTGCAAAGGTTACTTTGGCATCTCCATGTACACTATACACTGTAACGTTTGGAGTGGATTGGTGATAATGTGATATGTTCAGCTCGATTCTTGAGAACACATCTGTATTGCAAAATTATTTACagcaaataaaagtcaaatctgGAGGGGCACATAACCGCCGCTCATTAAATGGCACACTGTGTTTGTTGGATGCTGATTACATGTTCTCTTTATCACAGTGCTTGCAGTGTTTTACAACAAGTTGAAGTGAACCAAAAATCATGGCGAGCAGACAAACTTGGATCCGCAACAAAAATGTATGTGTACTGTATCGAGTTACTGTGGTCGAAGGACTACTGGAGGAACCACAACTCATGGGCTTCTATGgagtacacactcacacactcatgcacactcTTATACACAAAAAGTTGGCTGATACGAGACGTTTGTTACTGTCTTACTctcatggaggcagcagcagcaacaggagcagcagcagcaacaggagcagcagcagcaacagcaacagcagcagcagcaggagcagcagcagcagcaacaggagcagcagcagcagcgggcgAGTGGGTGGAGAGTAGATGACCACTTGCATGTGTGAGCTTTAAAAAGTATCACACACCATCTGATATGTATTTTGACATCAGCGGTGTTGAGAGAGCTGAAACTGGGAAAAGCGTTCTAACGGCCGCTCAAGTGCTGCCTCAGTAAAGCTGCCATAAAATGGAGGATTTGCACTAATCGCTTCCTtacagcacagaaacacaatAGTCCAGGATTCCCAATATATGCTCGGAGTGATGTTCTCATTACAGAAGTCTGCGTCCGGTCCTGGTACAAGCCCGCCCCTTTACTCTGTCCCTGCTCTGCTGAACAACGACCATATATCTTCCTTATAAGATGATGACAGATAGATTAATCGAGTGTGCTGTATTCCTCTGCAGTGAGAGAATTTCGTTAGATAATGAATCACCAATCTCCAAGACAGAGTAAAGTCATTGGATTTAATTGGTATGCATATCTGCAGTGCAGTAAGCATTTCCTGATCAATCCGAGAGGTTGATCTGGAGCCATTTTGGTCCTTTTTGCACAGGAGTTAAAGGAAAAGTTCAGGTTTTATGAAGTATGGTGATATGAGGTATTGATACACTGACTACTACAGTGTTCCAGGAACACTGTGACTCAACACCTCAGCCCTGTTAGCATTA
Coding sequences within:
- the mdfi gene encoding myoD family inhibitor domain-containing protein, with translation MDEERSAPAISPETPDDGDPSLPLPQPSSHRTSSTVRVDTCPNPKPCPCEDVAQTYTEPLILRTNGTPERLLGNDGDTCNNRLPHSVLTTPSRSITSQPAARSTPTQHTQPCRTQPGGHLRNGTKQHLHSHCPTHTTHTLQSNGVRNGGTQHPKLGSLPRGGSSTSSSSSGPRHTKKLQSNPSITSQSSKRSKSSSKSNSSQMPTETQDDCCVHCILACLFCEFLTLCNIVLDCATCGSCAGDDSCFCCCCASEECGDCDLPCDMDCGIIDACCESADCLEICMECCSLCFSS